A region from the Geotrypetes seraphini chromosome 10, aGeoSer1.1, whole genome shotgun sequence genome encodes:
- the LOC117368386 gene encoding 14 kDa phosphohistidine phosphatase-like yields MAGAEVLGGVAEVQIDPVGVFKYILVRLELGEDRREVVRGTGSAEYHNHIFEKLNPEMEKLGITCKCLGGGKIEHNSKDKKIRVFGESTGYGKADHSVTAEKLKKVYTDYDVTWSDDKK; encoded by the exons ATGGCGGGTGCAGAAGTGTTGGGCGGCGTAGCCGAAGTTCAGATCGACCCCGTCGGGGTTTTTAAATACATCCTGGTGCGTTTGGAGCTGGGCGAGGACCGGCGGGAAGTCGTGCGGGGCACAGGGAGCGCCGAATACCACA ATCATATATTTGAAAAATTGAATCCAGAAATGGAAAAGCTGGGCATTACGTGTAAGTGCCTTGGAGGAGGAAAAATAGAACACAACAGCAAAGATAAGAAAATCCGAGTATTTGGAGAATCTACA GGATATGGCAAGGCTGATCACTCTGTGACTGCAGAGAAACTGAAAAAAGTATACACAGACTATGACGTCACCTGGTCTGATGACAAGAagtga